In Eleutherodactylus coqui strain aEleCoq1 chromosome 11, aEleCoq1.hap1, whole genome shotgun sequence, a single window of DNA contains:
- the KATNB1 gene encoding katanin p80 WD40 repeat-containing subunit B1 isoform X1 — translation MATSGTTKTAWKLQEMVAHASNVAAVALGKASGRLLATGGEDCRVNLWSVNKPNCIMSLTGHTSPVESVRLNASEKLIVAGSQSGSLRVWNLEEAKVQRTLMGHKANVCSLDFHPYGDFVASGSQDTNIKLWDVRRKGCVFRYKGHTQAVRCLRFSPDGKWLASSSDDHTVKLWDISAGKLMTEFTEHTGPVHIVEFHPNEYLLASASGDRTVRFWDLEKFHSVGCMEGDATPFRSILFSSDGGCLFCGGRDALRVYGWEPERCFDTVPVAWGKVSDLCVCNNQLLGVSSVQSVVSTFVVDLSRVKMTGSGSPGSLPKEIPVSQPTPTGLSLRRNYERPSTTCTKPKRVSPTSDDEEKECRAEIQNAEDYKEIFQAKNAISRTPPKNSEPFPAPPEDDSTVMNEAPLPAAPEVIFPIPSTKKSLEQLHRPPVAASTPTVCPDPPAAPAVSMNPPLISAARNEPIGLKVADFLPVVKGSPPAEMADDEAMCQIRKGHDTMCMVLTSRMRNLDVVRAVWSAGYVKTAMESAVAVNDLSVVVDLLNIINQKASLWNLDLCLTVLPQIDKLLQSKYESYMQTGCVSLKLILQRFLSLILETLLAPPSVGVDISREERLTRCKLCYKNLKSLYVLVKSRAAQSGRYGSTFRELQLLMAGLE, via the exons AGTCTGACGGGACACACGTCTCCGGTGGAGAGCGTCCGCCTCAACGCATCAGAGAAGCTCATTGTGGCCGGATCTCAGTCGGGGTCTCTGCGGGTGTGGAACCTGGAAGAAGCTAAAG TACAGAGGACGTTGATGGGACACAAGGCCAATGTCTGCAGTCTGGACTTCCACCCTTATGGAGACTTTGTGGCGTCGGGGTCTCAGGACACAAACATTAAG CTGTGGGACGTGCGCAGGAAGGGGTGCGTGTTCCGTTACAAG GGGCACACACAGGCCGTGCGCTGCTTGCGCTTCAGTCCAGATGGCAAGTGGCTGGCATCGTCTTCAGATGACCACACTGTGAAG CTCTGGGATATAAGTGCTGGAAAACTAATGACCGAGTTCACAGAGCACACGGGGCCCGTGCATATTGTGGAGTTTCACCCCAATGAATATTTGCTGGCATCGGCGAGTGGAGACCG GACAGTTCGTTTCTGGGACCTGGAGAAGTTCCATTCGGTGGGCTGCATGGAGGGAGATGCCACGCCATTCAG GTCTATCCTGTTCAGCAGTGATGGTGGCTGTCTGTTCTGCGGGGGCCGGGACGCTCTACGTGTCTACGGCTGGGAGCCGGAGCGCTGCTTTGACACGGTCCCTGTGGCATGGGGCAAGGTCTCTGACCTCTGTGTCTGCAACAACCAGCTG CTTGGAGTTTCTAGCGTCCAGTCCGTTGTTTCCACTTTTGTGGTTGACCTAAGTCGTGTAAAAATGACCGGATCAGGGTCACCGGGTTCTCTGCCAAAAGAAATACCAGTAAGCCAGCCTACTCCAACGGGATTGTCCTTGAGACGTAACTATGAGCGGCCGTCAACCACTTGCACGAAGCCAAAGAG GGTCAGCCCAACCAGTGATGATGAGGAGAAGGAGTGTCGAGCGGAGATCCAGAATGCAGAAGATTACAAGGAGATCTTCCAGGCCAAGAATGCCATTT CTCGGACGCCTCCAAAGAACAGTGAACCTTTTCCAGCGCCTCCAGAGGATG ACTCGACGGTGATGAATGAAGCTCCTCTTCCTGCAGCACCAGAAGTCATCTTCCCTATTCCCAGTACGAAGAAAAGT CTCGAACAACTCCACAGACCTCCAGTGGCAGCGTCTACACCCACAGTGTGCCCGGACCCCCCAGCCGCTCCCGCTGTGTCCATGAACCCTCCCCTTATATCCGCGGCACGGAATGAGCCCATTGGTCTTAAAGTTGCAGACTTTCTTCCG GTTGTGAAGGGCTCACCCCCCGCAGAGATGGCGGATGACGAAGCAATGTGTCAGATCCGGAAAGGCCATGATACAATGTGCATGGTGCTGACCAGCAGAATGCGCAACCTTGATGTTGTAAGAGCGGTGTGGAGCGCGGGGTACGTGAAG ACCGCGATGGAATCTGCTGTGGCTGTTAATGATCTCTCCGTGGTTGTGGATCTCCTAAACATTATCAACCAGAAGGC GTCTCTATGGAATCTGGACCTCTGCCTGACCGTGCTGCCTCAGATTGACAAACTGCTGCAGAGCAAGTATGAGAG TTACATGCAGACCGGGTGCGTCTCCCTCAAGCTGATTCTGCAGAGGTTCCTGTCGCTGATTCTGGAGACGCTCTTGGCTCCGCCCTCTGTGGGTGTGGATATTTCACGGGAGGAAAG GCTGACGAGATGCAAGTTATGTTACAAGAATCTGAAGAGCCTCTACGTGTTGGTGAAGAGCCGAGCGGCGCAGAGTGGCCGCTATGGGAGCACCTtccgggagctgcagctgctcaTGGCTGGACTGGAGTGA
- the KATNB1 gene encoding katanin p80 WD40 repeat-containing subunit B1 isoform X2 — protein sequence MGHKANVCSLDFHPYGDFVASGSQDTNIKLWDVRRKGCVFRYKGHTQAVRCLRFSPDGKWLASSSDDHTVKLWDISAGKLMTEFTEHTGPVHIVEFHPNEYLLASASGDRTVRFWDLEKFHSVGCMEGDATPFRSILFSSDGGCLFCGGRDALRVYGWEPERCFDTVPVAWGKVSDLCVCNNQLLGVSSVQSVVSTFVVDLSRVKMTGSGSPGSLPKEIPVSQPTPTGLSLRRNYERPSTTCTKPKRVSPTSDDEEKECRAEIQNAEDYKEIFQAKNAISRTPPKNSEPFPAPPEDDSTVMNEAPLPAAPEVIFPIPSTKKSLEQLHRPPVAASTPTVCPDPPAAPAVSMNPPLISAARNEPIGLKVADFLPVVKGSPPAEMADDEAMCQIRKGHDTMCMVLTSRMRNLDVVRAVWSAGYVKTAMESAVAVNDLSVVVDLLNIINQKASLWNLDLCLTVLPQIDKLLQSKYESYMQTGCVSLKLILQRFLSLILETLLAPPSVGVDISREERLTRCKLCYKNLKSLYVLVKSRAAQSGRYGSTFRELQLLMAGLE from the exons ATGGGACACAAGGCCAATGTCTGCAGTCTGGACTTCCACCCTTATGGAGACTTTGTGGCGTCGGGGTCTCAGGACACAAACATTAAG CTGTGGGACGTGCGCAGGAAGGGGTGCGTGTTCCGTTACAAG GGGCACACACAGGCCGTGCGCTGCTTGCGCTTCAGTCCAGATGGCAAGTGGCTGGCATCGTCTTCAGATGACCACACTGTGAAG CTCTGGGATATAAGTGCTGGAAAACTAATGACCGAGTTCACAGAGCACACGGGGCCCGTGCATATTGTGGAGTTTCACCCCAATGAATATTTGCTGGCATCGGCGAGTGGAGACCG GACAGTTCGTTTCTGGGACCTGGAGAAGTTCCATTCGGTGGGCTGCATGGAGGGAGATGCCACGCCATTCAG GTCTATCCTGTTCAGCAGTGATGGTGGCTGTCTGTTCTGCGGGGGCCGGGACGCTCTACGTGTCTACGGCTGGGAGCCGGAGCGCTGCTTTGACACGGTCCCTGTGGCATGGGGCAAGGTCTCTGACCTCTGTGTCTGCAACAACCAGCTG CTTGGAGTTTCTAGCGTCCAGTCCGTTGTTTCCACTTTTGTGGTTGACCTAAGTCGTGTAAAAATGACCGGATCAGGGTCACCGGGTTCTCTGCCAAAAGAAATACCAGTAAGCCAGCCTACTCCAACGGGATTGTCCTTGAGACGTAACTATGAGCGGCCGTCAACCACTTGCACGAAGCCAAAGAG GGTCAGCCCAACCAGTGATGATGAGGAGAAGGAGTGTCGAGCGGAGATCCAGAATGCAGAAGATTACAAGGAGATCTTCCAGGCCAAGAATGCCATTT CTCGGACGCCTCCAAAGAACAGTGAACCTTTTCCAGCGCCTCCAGAGGATG ACTCGACGGTGATGAATGAAGCTCCTCTTCCTGCAGCACCAGAAGTCATCTTCCCTATTCCCAGTACGAAGAAAAGT CTCGAACAACTCCACAGACCTCCAGTGGCAGCGTCTACACCCACAGTGTGCCCGGACCCCCCAGCCGCTCCCGCTGTGTCCATGAACCCTCCCCTTATATCCGCGGCACGGAATGAGCCCATTGGTCTTAAAGTTGCAGACTTTCTTCCG GTTGTGAAGGGCTCACCCCCCGCAGAGATGGCGGATGACGAAGCAATGTGTCAGATCCGGAAAGGCCATGATACAATGTGCATGGTGCTGACCAGCAGAATGCGCAACCTTGATGTTGTAAGAGCGGTGTGGAGCGCGGGGTACGTGAAG ACCGCGATGGAATCTGCTGTGGCTGTTAATGATCTCTCCGTGGTTGTGGATCTCCTAAACATTATCAACCAGAAGGC GTCTCTATGGAATCTGGACCTCTGCCTGACCGTGCTGCCTCAGATTGACAAACTGCTGCAGAGCAAGTATGAGAG TTACATGCAGACCGGGTGCGTCTCCCTCAAGCTGATTCTGCAGAGGTTCCTGTCGCTGATTCTGGAGACGCTCTTGGCTCCGCCCTCTGTGGGTGTGGATATTTCACGGGAGGAAAG GCTGACGAGATGCAAGTTATGTTACAAGAATCTGAAGAGCCTCTACGTGTTGGTGAAGAGCCGAGCGGCGCAGAGTGGCCGCTATGGGAGCACCTtccgggagctgcagctgctcaTGGCTGGACTGGAGTGA